From the Colletotrichum lupini chromosome 10, complete sequence genome, one window contains:
- a CDS encoding polysaccharide lyase family 3 yields the protein MLSKIGVLTGALLGALPMTLACLSYEGGLPKPTSNKQISAPIYVKSGEVFDGGWAKYDRSPTSCREQVEGGEKDTAFVLQKGATLRNVIIGKTAGEGVYCLGGGCNIEFVWFEDVCEDAISIKNDKAGDVTWIVGGGAYHAADKIIQHNGCGRVNIINFYANDYGKVYRSCGTCEKCAREVYIEGVTARNGGEVAGITKANGDKATLVNVCTDAKTPCQNYSGPGVKDGPC from the exons ATGCTCAGCAAGATCGGAGTCCTCACCGGCGCCTTGCTCGGGGCCCTTCCCATGACTTTGGCATGCTTGAGTTATGAGGGTGGTTTGCCCAAGCCCACTTCCAACAAACAAATTTCTGCTCCCATCTATGTCAAGTCTGGCGAGGTGTTTGACGGCGGTTGGGCCAAGTATGATAGAAGCCCCACCTCATGCAGAGAGCAGGTGGAAGGAG GTGAGAAAGACACGGCTTTCGTTTTGCAGAAGGGTGCCACTCTGCGAAATGTCATCATTGGAAAGACGGCCGGGGAGGGCGTGTACTGCTTGGGAGGGGGGTGCAACATCGAATTTGTCTGGTTCGAAGATGTTTGCGAGGACGCCATCTCTATC AAGAATGACAAAGCTGGTGACGTTACCTGGATTGTTGGAGGAGGAGCCTACCATGCAGCCGACAAGATCATCCAGCATAATGGCTGTGGTCGTGTGAAC ATCATCAACTTCTATGCAAATGATTACGGCAAAGTCTATCGCTCTTGCGGAACA TGCGAGAAGTGCGCCCGTGAAGTTTACATTGAGGGCGTGACTGCCCGTAATGGAGGTGAGGTTGCTGGAATCACCAAGGCCAATGGTGACAAGGCCACTCTAGTAAACGTCTGTACCGATGCCAAAACCCCTTGCCAGAACTACAGTGGTCCTGGCGTCAAGGACGGCCCTTGCTGA
- a CDS encoding MFS transporter: MAPLQSEKTAMIQMGAKDSLPSTSSSSNRASIAGEREIIVDDKINNVLSTVEKPSLEAEEAANADETDDAVVEYPKGLRLVLIIFGLAMAVFLVFLDMTLIATAIPAITNQFNSLQHVGWYGSAYMLSWTFMVAIAFREIGLAVCGSAPNSIAFIVGRAITGIGCSGIIIGAWVVLAHSVPIRQRAVYTGFLGAFSGVGGIIGPLISGALTDSHLSWRWAFYVSIPIGVATLALIFFCFRPPQQPDQGQPRTLKQKLMEFDILGLSIFFACMICLLLALQWGGSQFAWNSAPMIGLLVAFGILLISFIGVEIWKGDNAALPPRLMKMRNIAFACFYAACIDAAYYTADIWLPIWFQAIKGESARESGIKLVPYVGGEVLAALTAGYLVTYTGWYNPFMLVATVLGSIGLGLMTTFELDTGPSIWVTFPVIAGVGIGLGSQQPMMGVQSTLALPDIPAGTAAVTLFQNLGPAILMSVANTVFANGLTKHLHGTGGLDGQTIADMGATNLKDMISKDLLPIVIEAYNKALKETFTVPMAVAVISIIGVVGMKWEKLPG; this comes from the exons ATGGCGCCACTACAATCAGAGAAGACGGCAATGATTCAGATGGGCGCGAAAGATTCCCTTCCGTCAACCTCTAGCAGCTCGAACCGCGCTTCTATTGCCGGAGAACGGGAAATCATCGTTGATGATAAAATAAACAATGTACTTTCGACTGTCGAGAAGCCTAGTTTAGAGGCCGAAGAAGCAGCCAACGCAGACGAGACCGATGATGCAGTCGTCGAGTATCCCAAAGGCCTTAGGCTGGTTTTGATCATTTTCGGACTGGCCATGGCTGTTTTCTTGGTCTTCCTTGACATGACACTCATTGCTACCGCTATTCCAGCTATCACGAACCAGTTTAACTCCCTGCAACATGTTGGATGGTATGGCTCTGCCTACATGCTCAGT TGGACCTTTATGGTGGCCATCGCATTTAGAGAAATCGGGCTGGCTGTCTGCGGAAGCGCCCCCAACTCGATTGCTTTCATTGTCGGACGAGCCATCACTGGGATTGGTTGCAGTGGCATCATTATCGGCGCCTGGGTGGTTCTCGCACACAGTGTACCGATTCGTCAACGTGCTGTCTACACTGGATTTCTTGGCGCATTCTCAGGTGTCGGCGGCATCATCGGGCCCCTCATTTCGGGGGCGTTGACGGACAGCCATCTCTCCTGGCGATGGGCGTTCTACGTCAGCATACCCATCGGAGTTGCGACGTTGGCATTGATCTTCTTCTGCTTTCGACCACCGCAGCAACCCGACCAAGGACAACCCCGGACTCTCAAGCAGAAGCTCATGGAGTTTGACATTCTCGGGCTCTCAATATTCTTTGCTTGCATGATCTGCCTATTATTAGCCTTGCAGTGGGGTGGATCCCAGTTCGCTTGGAACAGCGCTCCGATGATTGGATTGTTGGTTGCCTTTGGTATTCTGCTCATCAGTTTTATTGGTGTTGAAATCTGGAAAGGAGACAACGCCGCATTGCCTCCTCGTCTCATGAAAATGCGGAATATCGCATTCGCTTGTTTCTACGCTGCATGTATCGATGCAGCCTACTACACAGCCGATATATGGCTGCCAATTTGGTTCCAGGCTATCAAGGGAGAGTCGGCCAGAGAATCCGGGATCAAGCTCGTTCCCTATGTTGGCGGAGAAGTTCTCGCTGCTCTAACCGCCGGCTACCTGGTCACTTACACAGGGTGGTACAACCCTTTCATGCTCGTAGCGACCGTGTTGGGGTCAATCGGTCTTGGCTTGATGACGACTTTCGAGCTCGATACTGGCCCAAGTATATGGGTCACTTTCCCCGTCATCGCCGGTGTGGGCATTGGGCTGGGATCCCAGCAGCCGATGATGGGTGTCCAATCAACCCTCGCGCTTCCTGATATACCTGCTGGTACAGCCGCCGTCACTTTGTTCCAGAACCTTGGGCCGGCTATCTTGATGTCTGTTGCGAACACCGTCTTTGCTAATGGCTTAACGAAGCATCTGCATGGTACAGGAGGACTTGATGGACAAACTATTGCGGATATGGGGGCCACGAATCTCAAAGATATGATTTCGAAGGATCTACTCCCGATTGTCATTGAAGCATACAACAAAGCTCTCAAAGAGACTTTTACTGTGCCGATGGCTGTCGCGGTCATCTCCATCATCGGGGTTGTAGGCATGAAGTGGGAAAAACTGCCTGGGTAG
- a CDS encoding non-ribosomal peptide synthetase has product MLMLAELDTPQISQPVDEDIFRHALSVSALEEDLQTFENQPSLASLKGVCQNVEMLFTAKWDHFTRGILLKCEYTVSCLSDWQARCILSTFRQVLENIVSDPYSRVSEIELMNDRDYQQCLDWNERSSDHTNISDISVDKMIDKHIHDSPLSPAVDAWDGQLSYAELHAASSRVAQELRQRGIGPESTVALFFDKSLWNIVATVAVLKAGAAFVPLDPSQPDKRTSSILEKIQAKVILCSEIYTQHLLHFSQHVLGLGSSWFQVTPSSISQSASTISPWNLAYVMFTSGSTGEPKGVMIDHSACAASVVAHGHATGFSPNTRTIQYARHTFDASIAEILTTLAFGGCIVIPSTDERLDNITAVIQEKRVNWAFFTPSVLRLLEPLEVPGLTTVVVGGESLGQDIIEAWAAGRNLVNGYGPTENTVFSIMHPLSLSSKAGAIGRGVGTLCWITDPEDPNRLSPLGAVGELLLESPQLARGYLNFLDNEGPNQAFVRDPPWLAKHGRRSRLYKTGDLCRFDENGVIHFEGRKDTQLKISGQRLEASEVEYHLRAAFRTPDIIVDVLNRPTQDIKAQSKVLVAFVCLQRESDQRPDTASTYIMTRRHPPLLEAIPNVEAEISQKLPSWMRPSIYIPLLDFPLSLNGKADVKRLRREAASLTAEQFYLFAQTDAIVQVEETPQLCLMRDLWAEVLGIQPVAIVATSSFFRLGGDSLAAISLVTAARKKGLQLSVAQIFKSPSLQDLCLLATEFKKTTFEIRPFELVNKEGFSELLHEISCECAISAGDIEDVFPCTPLQEGLMALSSSTSNSYLVQYVLDVTADIDITRLKMAWETVAEAHGILRVRLVDTISSGILQVIVRENLTWNESFNLEEYLAVDLDVPSTFGVPLNRFGIVYNAGGDASHMVWTVHHAVTDGQAVGLTLQSVRDAFHGALKPTETSFASFMKHFKGMHMESASRYWSSVFKGGQFASFPRKPSTVFGALEHQIPAFVIRKVPVPPSSTDATATTMLRAAWALVISRFSNSDDVVFGVTSSGRNAPFDNIESILGPIIATVPLRIRCNGTSSVRDLLDSIQMSTINMIPFEQMGIQNIARINSSCRSACDFQTMMIVQPEVDMAMRNGPFISYRRPQDLDKFRSHDIMFECNLGQNEVFLNVNYDPQSVEAAEMERLVDYFASALEFLASSENQVLDNFFRNPIAKDLSDIREWNKLPPQTVDTCVHAVFEEHVRNQPEAQAVFAWDGSLTYSQLDTMASQLARVLMELGVGPETMVPYCFEKSMYTVISMLAILKAGGAIVPLDPAHPRDRKAFIVRETMANVVVASGSNAYVFSELDVRTVVVDSNFFARVEEVGITTFSNHEVQPCNAATVIFTSGSTGQPKGVIQEHKTLCSAANAHSSAMHMSKSSRILQFSAHVFDVSIIEIVNSFVLGACICVPSDEERMNDLAGFISRSQASWAFFTPSFARTLEPKDLPSIKTICMGGEAMTMDCIEAWSGIVQLINAYGPCEGSVCTTADISSGGFKTDSIGHGANTLTWIVDPCNHDILAPIGTVGELLIEGPSIARGYLGDPDKTAKAFITNPAWITEFETGIAVRRMYKTGDLGIMSSDGSVSYLGRKDTQIKLRGQRVEPGEVEHQLTQLLPPGSIVAVDALVLSGSSSKSLVAFIQLENNVFGFAEKRDIIEGISGRLTQQLASVLPAYMVPSHLIPVEVIPFTPTGKLDRRTLKEYASTLRIAENPGRGMVEEDTDMLATSEHIALSISNKLAELLSVGDSQRAETLRGHNFNPFYAGMDSIQVISLSTFVRKTYNVSIPIQEYMNSAATIRDIAQLVFEDQQGSHDDNTIDLMHEIEVNDRPLAASPLLRSYAEIETSHTPKIILLTGATGFLGNQLLAQILQRPQNHKAVVLVRGQDSAHATERLLSLARGSSWWQEGYFDRIEVWHGDLSLPHLGLSDASWSRLDGTSVCGELIDAVVHNGAVVNWMADFQALTPANILSTVNILTALTKATASRPVRLTYVSGGHLSTSPDDVGKIAAELKSYPAYSQTKFVAEILVARYAERLLNAGFGCLVTIVKPGLIMGSSSDGISNTDDFLWRLTASALDIGMFNDSERDLWLAAAGVDLVAKTVLDSCLYPQSNGAYNVVKKVLNGLTMGEYWDIVRQETGHTIEPTDCKLWLRSLHEEVNAKGPSHRLWPVLHFVEDTGGKLGQPPGTMTLDDQLKHQDSVKLSLRKSLRYLIAIGYMQTSRTSSVDGDSSSEPTLSVPRPMVFSRTPTTPVWNQTSTDQRRLGFGEEGLKLAGSVVVTPLRTPSPSSDVVPVEEN; this is encoded by the exons ATGCTTATGTTGG CCGAACTTGACACCCCGCAAATCAGTCAGCCAGTGGACGAGGATATCTTCAGGCATGCGCTATCAGTCTCTGCTCTTGAGGAAGACCTTCAGACATTTGAGAATCAACCGTCACTGGCAAGTCTGAAAGGAGTCTGCCAAAAT GTAGAAATGCTCTTTACTGCCAAGTGGGACCACTTCACTCGAGGCATCTTATTGAAGTGCGAATACACCGTGTCTTGTCTGTCAGACTGGCAAGCTAGATGCATTCTGTCTACCTTTCGGCAGGTGCTGGAGAACATCGTCTCAGACCCTTACTCCAGAGTTTCGGAGATTGAGCTCATGAATGACCGCGATTACCAACAGTGTCTCGACTGGAATGAGCGCTCCTCGGACCATACAAATATCAGTGATATCAGTGTGGACAAGATGATCGACAAGCACATACATGATTCTCCCCTCAGCCCAGCTGTAGATGCATGGGACGGCCAATTGTCTTACGCCGAGCTACATGCGGCTTCTTCCAGAGTTGCCCAAGAGCTTCGTCAGCGTGGTATCGGCCCTGAATCCACCGTTGCGCTATTCTTCGACAAGAGCCTTTGGAACATCGTTGCTACCGTGGCAGTTCTCAAAGCGGGCGCTGCATTCGTTCCCCTGGACCCCTCGCAACCCGACAAGCGAACCTCTTCCATTTTGGAAAAGATTCAGgcaaaagttattttatgtTCCGAGATCTATACCCAGCACCTGCTGCACTTTTCCCAGCATGTACTTGGCTTGGGTAGCTCTTGGTTCCAAGTGACCCCTTCATCCATCTCGCAAAGCGCTTCCACCATTTCGCCGTGGAACTTGGCGTATGTCATGTTCACCTCAGGAAGCACAGGAGAGCCCAAAGGCGTGATGATTGATCACTCTGCTTGCGCTGCAAGTGTCGTCGCCCACGGGCACGCAACTGGCTTCAGTCCTAACACTAGGACTATCCAATATGCTCGCCACACTTTCGATGCATCGATTGCGGAAATTTTGACTACACTTGCCTTCGGGGGTTGTATAGTCATCCCATCCACGGATGAGCGGCTAGACAACATCACAGCTGTCATTCAGGAGAAGAGGGTAAACTGGGCATTTTTTACGCCTTCAGTGCTTCGTCTGCTGGAGCCTTTGGAGGTTCCGGGACTGACGACtgtcgtcgtcggcggcgAATCTCTAGGCCAAGACATTATCGAGGCATGGGCAGCAGGCCGCAATCTCGTCAATGGGTATGGCCCTACCGAGAACACCGTTTTTTCCATTATGCACCCATTGTCACTCTCCTCCAAGGCAGGGGCGATCGGACGCGGGGTTGGTACACTCTGTTGGATTACCGATCCTGAAGATCCTAACCGTTTGTCACCTCTTGGGGCAGTCGGCGAGCTGCTTTTAGAAAGCCCTCAACTTGCAAGAGGCTACTTGAACTTTCTGGACAACGAAGGTCCAAACCAAGCTTTTGTTCGAGATCCGCCTTGGCTTGCCAAACATGGTCGCCGGTCCAGACTTTACAAGACCGGAGATCTCTGTCGCTTCGACGAGAATGGTGTGATTCACTTCGAAGGCCGCAAGGATACTCAACTCAAGATATCTGGGCAACGTCTGGAGGCTTCAGAGGTTGAGTACCACCTCCGAGCTGCATTTCGCACCCCGGATATCATCGTGGATGTGCTCAATCGACCGACCCAAGACATAAAGGCACAGTCTAAGGTTCTCGTCGCTTTCGTTTGTCTCCAGAGAGAATCTGACCAAAGACCAGACACTGCGTCAACCTATATCATGACTCGACGACACCCACCACTCCTAGAAGCAATCCCCAATGTCGAAGCGGAGATATCTCAAAAGCTTCCATCATGGATGCGTCCATCAATCTACATCCCTCTCCTTGACTTTCCGTTGAGCCTAAATGGGAAGGCTGACGTCAAGAGACTCCGACGTGAAGCCGCATCCTTGACGGCCGAGCAATTTTACCTCTTCGCCCAGACCGACGCTATCGTGCAGGTTGAAGAGACGCCACAGCTCTGTCTCATGCGAGACCTCTGGGCTGAGGTGCTAGGGATTCAGCCTGTCGCGATCGTGGCTACTAGTAGTTTCTTCCGTCTTGGCGGAGACTCGCTTGCGGCTATCAGCCTAGTAACTGCTGCTCGAAAAAAAGGGTTGCAACTGAGTGTCGCTCAGATCTTCAAGAGTCCCTCACTACAAGATCTTTGCCTGCTTGCAACTGAGTTCAAGAAGACAACATTTGAGATACGGCCGTTCGAGCTTGTCAACAAGGAAGGCTTTAGTGAACTTCTTCATGAGATTTCCTGCGAATGTGCCATTAGCGCAGGAGACATTGAAGATGTGTTTCCTTGTACTCCTTTACAGGAAGGTCTCATGGCACTATCTTCTTCAACTTCCAACTCTTACTTGGTACAGTACGTTCTTGACGTCACCGCCGACATCGATATTACAAGGTTGAAGATGGCTTGGGAGACTGTCGCTGAGGCTCACGGAATACTCCGCGTTCGATTGGTTGACACCATTTCTTCGGGTATCCTCCAAGTCATAGTCCGAGAGAATTTGACTTGGAATGAGAGCTTCAATCTCGAAGAGTATCTCGCGGTGGACTTGGACGTACCTTCAACCTTTGGAGTGCCGCTCAATCGGTTCGGCATCGTCTATAATGCAGGAGGTGATGCTTCTCACATGGTATGGACGGTGCACCACGCTGTGACTGATGGCCAGGCCGTTGGCCTCACCCTTCAATCAGTACGGGATGCTTTCCATGGTGCTCTGAAGCCAACTGAAACTTCCTTTGCCTCGTTTATGAAACACTTCAAGGGCATGCATATGGAATCTGCATCGAGGTACTGGAGCTCAGTCTTCAAGGGAGGACAATTCGCATCGTTCCCGAGGAAGCCATCAACAGTGTTTGGTGCCCTGGAGCATCAGATACCAGCTTTCGTTATTCGAAAGGTCCCTGTGCCACCATCAAGTACGGATGCCACTGCAACTACTATGCTGCGTGCAGCTTGGGCATTGGTCATCAGCCGCTTTAGCAACTCTGACGACGTCGTCTTTGGTGTTACATCGTCTGGGAGGAATGCCCCATTTGACAATATCGAGTCCATTCTCGGGCCAATCATCGCAACTGTCCCATTAAGGATTCGGTGTAATGGCACATCATCGGTGCGCGACTTGCTTGATAGCATACAGATGAGCACGATCAACATGATCCCTTTCGAGCAGATGGGAATACAGAATATCGCTCGCATCAATTCTTCATGCCGATCAGCCTGCGACTTTCAAACTATGATGATCGTACAGCCAGAGGTTGATATGGCCATGAGAAATGGTCCATTCATCAGCTATCGTAGGCCTCAGGACCTTGACAAGTTCAGATCTCACGATATCATGTTTGAGTGCAATCTTGGGCAGAACGAGGTCTTTCTGAATGTGAATTACGACCCTCAGTCTGTCGAAGCTGCTGAGATGGAACGCCTTGTGGACTACTTCGCAAGCGCTCTTGAGTTCCTGGCATCTTCCGAAAACCAAGTCCTGGATAATTTCTTTCGCAATCCCATCGCAAAGGATCTGTCCGATATCAGGGAGTGGAACAAACTTCCGCCCCAAACTGTTGATACGTGCGTTCACGCAGTCTTCGAAGAACATGTGCGCAATCAACCCGAGGCTCAAGCCGTTTTCGCATGGGATGGCTCTCTGACCTACTCTCAACTCGACACAATGGCATCCCAGCTTGCTCGAGTCTTGATGGAATTGGGTGTTGGACCAGAAACGATGGTACCATATTGCTTCGAAAAGTCGATGTACACCGTCATCTCGATGCTTGCTATTCTCAAAGCGGGAGGCGCGATTGTCCCTCTCGACCCTGCACATCCACGAGACCGTAAAGCATTCATTGTCCGCGAAACAATGGCGAACGTGGTCGTTGCTTCTGGTAGCAATGCATATGTGTTCTCTGAGCTGGATGTTCGCACTGTTGTTGTTGACTCGAACTTCTTCGCCAGGGTTGAGGAAGTTGGAATTACCACCTTTTCCAACCATGAGGTTCAACCATGCAATGCCGCGACTGTCATCTTCACGTCTGGCAGCACCGGACAGCCCAAGGGTGTCATTCAGGAACACAAGACCTTGTGTTCAGCTGCCAATGCTCATTCTAGTGCGATGCATATGTCCAAGAGCTCAAGGATCCTTCAATTTTCCGCTCATGTCTTTGACGTCAGCATCATTGAAATTGTCAATTCTTTCGTTCTTGGAGCCTGCATTTGTGTACCATCAGATGAAGAAAGGATGAACGACCTCGCTGGTTTTATCTCGAGGTCCCAGGCGAGTTGGGCCTTCTTCACTCCGTCCTTCGCACGAACTCTTGAGCCGAAAGATCTCCCCAGCATCAAGACTATTTGTATGGGTGGAGAGGCAATGACTATGGATTGCATCGAGGCGTGGTCTGGGATTGTGCAGCTCATCAATGCTTATGGACCCTGCGAAGGCAGTGTCTGTACCACCGCTGATATCAGTAGTGGTGGGTTCAAGACAGATTCTATTGGTCATGGAGCCAACACTCTTACCTGGATCGTCGATCCATGTAATCATGACATCCTGGCGCCAATCGGCACTGTCGGTGAGCTTTTGATCGAAGGGCCGAGTATTGCTCGTGGATATCTAGGCGATCCAGACAAGACAGCCAAGGCGTTCATCACGAATCCGGCTTGGATCACTGAATTCGAGACTGGCATTGCTGTCAGAAGGATGTACAAGACAGGCGACCTTGGAATTATGAGTTCCGATGGCTCAGTATCTTATCTTGGACGGAAAGACACACAAATAAAACTGCGCGGACAAAGAGTTGAGCCCGGAGAAGTGGAACATCAACTCACACAGCTATTGCCGCCGGGCTCCATTGTAGCTGTTGACGCCCTCGTTCTCTCTGGATCTTCAAGCAAGTCACTTGTGGCTTTCATTCAGCTAGAAAACAATGTGTTCGGCTTTGCGGAGAAAAGAGACATCATCGAGGGCATTTCTGGTCGCTTGACGCAGCAACTGGCTTCCGTGCTTCCTGCCTACATGGTTCCCTCGCACTTGATCCCAGTCGAGGTCATTCCTTTCACACCGACTGGGAAGCTCGATCGGCGCACATTAAAAGAATACGCTTCGACTCTGCGCATTGCTGAGAATCCAGGACGTGGCATGGTGGAGGAAGACACCGACATGCTAGCGACTAGCGAGCACATTGCTTTGAGTATCAGCAACAAGCTTGCCGAGCTTCTATCGGTTGGCGATTCTCAGAGAGCAGAAACCTTGCGGGGTCACAACTTTAACCCCTTCTACGCTGGTATGGATTCTATCCAGGTCATTTCACTGTCAACATTCGTTCGAAAAACCTACAATGTCAGCATCCCGATTCAAGAGTACATGAACAGCGCGGCGACCATCAGAGACATTGCTCAATTGGTCTTTGAAGATCAGCAAGGGTCGCATGATGACAACACCATCGACTTGATGCATGAGATTGAAGTTAATGATCGACCCCTCGCAGCGTCACCGTTGCTAAGATCGTATGCAGAGATTGAGACATCACATACCCCCAAGATCATCCTCTTAACAGGAGCCACCGGGTTTCTCGGGAACCAATTGCTGGCTCAGATCTTGCAACGACCACAGAATCACAAAGCCGTGGTGTTAGTCAGAGGCCAAGACTCAGCCCACGCCACTGAGCGGCTCTTGTCTCTTGCTCGTGGCAGCAGTTGGTGGCAAGAAGGATATTTTGATCGCATCGAAGTCTGGCATGGCGATTTATCTCTCCCACATCTCGGTCTTTCAGACGCTTCATGGTCTCGACTTGATGGCACAAGCGTCTGTGGTGAGTTGATCGATGCGGTTGTCCACAATGGGGCAGTTGTCAACTGGATGGCCGACTTTCAGGCGCTGACGCCAGCCAATATCCTTTCGACCGTCAACATTCTCACAGCGTTGACAAAAGCGACAGCATCTCGTCCAGTTCGCCTGACTTACGTATCAGGCGGTCACTTGTCCACTTCTCCAGACGATGTCGGGAAAATCGCAGCGGAGCTGAAGTCGTATCCGGCCTATAGTCAGACCAAATTTGTGGCCGAGATCTTAGTCGCACGATACGCTGAACGACTGCTCAATGCTGGCTTCGGTTGTTTGGTCACGATTGTCAAACCTGGCTTGATTATGGGCAGCTCCTCTGACGGCATCTCCAACACGGATGATTTCCTTTGGCGGTTGACTGCCAGTGCATTGGACATTGGGATGTTCAATGACAGCGAACGTGACTTGTGGCTCGCCGCTGCAGGCGTTGATCTTGTAGCCAAGACGGTTCTTGACAGTTGCCTTTACCCTCAAAGCAACGGAGCTTATAATGTTGTGAAGAAGGTCTTGAACGGTCTCACCATGGGAGAGTACTGGGATATCGTCAGACAGGAAACAGGCCACACAATAGAGCCGACGGACTGCAAACTGTGGTTGAGAAGCTTGCACGAAGAGGTCAACGCCAAAGGGCCAAGCCACAGGTTGTGGCCAGTTCTCCATTTTGTCGAAGATACCGGCGGCAAACTCGGCCAGCCTCCAGGGACAATGACGCTTGATGACCAGCTGAAACATCAGGACTCGGTAAAATTGTCTCTTAGGAAGAGCTTGCGGTACCTCATCGCCATTGGATACATGCAAACAAGTAGAACAAGCAGTGTAGATGGAGATAGCTCAAGTGAGCCTACACTGTCAGTCCCGAGGCCGATGGTATTCTCAAGAACGCCAACAACGCCAGTGTGGAACCAAACGTCGACCGATCAGAGGCGCCTAGGGTTTGGTGAGGAGGGCTTGAAGTTGGCGGGATCAGTGGTGGTCACGCCGTTGAGGACACCTAGTCCTTCATCAGATGTTGTGCCGGTCGAGGAGAATTGA